A window of the Lactuca sativa cultivar Salinas chromosome 5, Lsat_Salinas_v11, whole genome shotgun sequence genome harbors these coding sequences:
- the LOC111878168 gene encoding autophagy-related protein 11 isoform X2, with product MSSTENVIQRGKLLVHIAENGHSFELDCDEDTLVESVQQYLESLSGIRLNDQLILYLDLKLEPQQPLSAYKLPSDDREVFLFNRAKMRTNSTPPSPEEPEVAENYHPDPPPPSSSHDPHPLDEASDPALKALPSYERQFRYHYQLGDAIYRCTLMKYEASERISRKHRVQEKALEIARGNLDHFYKMILQNYTDFVRCYSQQQRTHSNLLVNFGRDLERLRSIKLLPVLQSGDRKCLLDFVKEDNLRKMVDDCSNSHRQFESKVGEFKQEFGELKRSTECLFSSKASILGRDLERTVKEHQHHINEQKSIMQALSKDVGLVKKLVDDCLTSQLSNSLRPHDAVSALGPMYEGHDKSYIPKMQACERAISNLLTFCKNKKSEMNTFVHKYMQKIAYIQYTIKEIRNKFSLFTEALKRQNDQFDHLKVIRGIGPAYRACLAEIVRRKSSMKLYMGMAGHLAEKLASKREIEIRRREEFLKVHSSYIPRDILASMGLYDTPNTCDVNIAPFDGNLLDIDVSDIDRFAPEHLVGLSFKKGVEETSESGNDFIEASELVEIAGTSKIEVENAKLKAELASTIALLCSFSPEIEFESLDDSKVGDLLKNATEKTAEALRLKDEHEKHLLSMLKTKHLQCESYEKRIKELEQRLSDQYTLEVKLNKDESTGKTGDSKSEIFSPMDEASYGSNTHLDSSMPDEKDEKEAMVASSSGDYMPEKSFPAKGDSGGGGDVVELQSLVAEKTNEVNEMEIKLREAVDEIARLGNELEISRNLLDESQMNCAHLENCLHEAREEAQTHLCAADRKASEYTALRASAVKVRTLFERLKTCVSSAGVAGFADSLRALAQSLATDDGVAEFRECVRVLAEKVGVLTRQRAELIDRYTKAEASHEELTKELNEKKELVNTLYVKLQSEKQVNKEKISFSRLELHEIAAFVLNNVSGHYEAINRNSAHSHYFLSSESVALFADHLPNRPTYIVGQIVHIEKQIVKSSPGRPTGLNPYGLPGGVGCEYFVVTVAMLPDTTIRSPTAAS from the exons ATGAGTTCAACTGAAAATGTAATACAAAGGGGAAAACTTCTAGTTCATATAGCAGAAAACGGGCATTCATTTGAGCTTGATTGTGATGAAGACACCCTTGTTGAATCTGTCCAACAATATCTTGAATCCCTTTCAGGAATTCGCTTAAATGATCAACTTATTCTCTATTTGGATTTAAAATTAGAACCTCAACAGCCACTTTCTGCATACAAACTCCCATCAGATGATCGAGAGGTTTTCTTATTCAATCGAGCCAAAATGAGAACCAATTCCACCCCACCAAGCCCTGAAGAACCTGAAGTAGCTGAAAATTACCATCCTGACCCTCCACCCCCATCTTCTTCCCATGATCCACATCCATTAGATGAAGCCTCTGATCCTGCTTTAAAGGCTTTACCCTCATACGAAAGACAATTTAGATACCATTACCAGCTTGGAGACGCAATTTACCGATGTACCCTTATGAAATATGAGGCCAGTGAGCGGATTTCAAGAAAGCATAGGGTGCAAGAGAAGGCACTGGAGATTGCCAGGGGTAATTTGGACCATTTCTATAAGATGATCCTACAAAACTACACTGATTTCGTGAGGTGTTATTCTCAGCAGCAAAGAACACATTCGAATTTGTTGGTGAATTTTGGGAGGGATTTGGAGAGGCTAAGGTCAATTAAACTTCTTCCAGTGTTACAGAGTGGTGATCGAAAGTGTTTGTTGGATTTTGTGAAAGAAGATAATTTGAGAAAAATGGTGGATGATTGTAGTAATTCTCATAGacagtttgaaagtaaagttggaGAGTTTAAGCAGGAATTTGGAGAATTAAAGAGAAGCACCGAGTGTTTGTTTTCTAGTAAAGCTTCAATTCTTGGTAGAGATTTGGAGAGAACTGTTAAGGAGCACCAGCATCATATTAATGAGCAGAAAAGCATAATGCAGGCTTTGAG CAAAGACGTGGGCTTAGTGAAAAAACTCGTGGATGATTGTTTGACTAGTCAACTCTCCAATTCCCTTCGTCCACATGATGCTGTTTCTGCATTGGGCCCCATGTATGAAGGTCATGACAAAAGCTACATCCCCAAAATGCAAGCATGTGAACGTGCCATTTCCAACCTTCTCACTTTCTGCAAAAACAAAAAATCTGAAATGAACACTTTTGTACACAAATACATGCAAAAAATTGCATACATTCAATACACCATCAAAGAAATCCGCAACAAATTCTCACTTTTCACCGAAGCCCTAAAACGCCAAAATGACCAATTTGACCATTTAAAAGTCATCCGTGGCATCGGGCCCGCATACCGTGCTTGTTTAGCTGAAATAGTGAGAAGAAAATCCTCCATGAAGCTTTACATGGGAATGGCTGGACATTTAGCTGAAAAACTTGCATCCAAAAGAGAAATTGAAATAAGAAGAAGAGAAGAGTTTTTAAAAGTTCACAGTTCGTATATTCCAAGAGACATTTTAGCTTCAATGGGGCTATACGATACGCCCAACACATGTGATGTGAATATAGCTCCATTTGATGGGAATCTACTCGATATTGATGTATCGGATATTGACCGTTTTGCCCCTGAGCATCTAGTGGGGCTTTCTTTCAAAAAGGGTGTTGAGGAGACTTCCGAAAGTGGGAATGATTTTATCGAAGCTTCTGAATTGGTTGAGATTGCTGGAACTAGTAAAATTGAAGTTGAAAATGCAAAATTGAAAGCTGAATTAGCTTCCACAATTGCCCTCCTTTGTTCCTTTTCACCCGAAATTGAATTCGAATCACTTGATGATAGTAAAGTAGGCGATTTGCTAAAAAACGCAACTGAAAAAACTGCTGAGGCGTTACGTTTGAAAGATGAACATGAAAAGCATTTGTTATCAATGCTAAAAACGAAACATTTGCAGTGTGAATCATATGAGAAAAGGATAAAGGAACTCGAACAAAGACTTTCGGATCAGTATACTCTAGAAGTCAAACTCAATAAAGACGAGTCAACCGGGAAAACCGGGGATTCAAAATCGGAAATCTTCTCTCCTATGGATGAGGCTTCTTATGGGTCAAATACGCATCTGGATTCATCGATGCCGGATGAGAAAGATGAAAAGGAGGCGATGGTGGCGAGCTCTAGCGGCGATTACATGCCGGAGAAAAGTTTTCCGGCGAAGGGCGacagcggtggtggtggtgatgttgTGGAGTTGCAGAGTTTGGTGGCTGAGAAGACAAATGAAGTAAATGAAATGGAAATAAAGCTCCGGGAAGCTGTGGATGAGATTGCAAGGCTGGGTAATGAGTTGGAAATCAGCCGGAATCTTCTAGATGAATCTCAG ATGAATTGTGCTCACTTAGAGAATTGTTTACACGAAGCAAGAGAAGAAGCGCAGACTCATCTATGTGCAGCTGACCGTAAAGCATCGGAATACACCGCGTTACGTGCCTCGGCAGTTAAAGTACGCACGCTTTTCGAGAGGTTGAAAACGTGTGTTTCCTCTGCTGGTGTGGCTGGTTTTGCTGACTCACTACGCGCGTTAGCTCAATCTCTTGCCAC TGATGATGGTGTGGCGGAGTTTCGTGAATGTGTGCGCGTGTTGGCTGAGAAAGTGGGAGTGCTGACTAGGCAACGAGCCgagctaatcgataggtacacaaAGGCGGAGGCATCACATGAAGAGCTCACAAAGGAGTTGAATGAAAAGAAAGAATTGGTCAACACTTTGTATGTCAAGCTTCAATCCGAAAAACAG GTGAACAAGGAGAAGATATCATTCAGTCGTTTAGAGCTTCATGAGATAGCGGCATTTGTACTTAACAATGTATCAGGCCACTATGAAGCTATCAACCGAAACTCTGCTCATTCTCATTACTTTCTTTCTTCGGAATCTGTCGCCTTATTTGCTGATCACCTTCCAAACCGGCCCACATACATTGTGGGCCAGATCGTGCACATTGAGAAACAAATTGTAAAATCGTCCCCGGGTCGACCCACGGGTTTGAACCCGTATGGGTTACCGGGTGGGGTTGGGTGCGAGTACTTTGTGGTGACTGTAGCCATGTTACCTGACACAACCATTCGTTCGCCTACTGCTGCTTCCTGA
- the LOC111878168 gene encoding autophagy-related protein 11 isoform X1: MSSTENVIQRGKLLVHIAENGHSFELDCDEDTLVESVQQYLESLSGIRLNDQLILYLDLKLEPQQPLSAYKLPSDDREVFLFNRAKMRTNSTPPSPEEPEVAENYHPDPPPPSSSHDPHPLDEASDPALKALPSYERQFRYHYQLGDAIYRCTLMKYEASERISRKHRVQEKALEIARGNLDHFYKMILQNYTDFVRCYSQQQRTHSNLLVNFGRDLERLRSIKLLPVLQSGDRKCLLDFVKEDNLRKMVDDCSNSHRQFESKVGEFKQEFGELKRSTECLFSSKASILGRDLERTVKEHQHHINEQKSIMQALSKDVGLVKKLVDDCLTSQLSNSLRPHDAVSALGPMYEGHDKSYIPKMQACERAISNLLTFCKNKKSEMNTFVHKYMQKIAYIQYTIKEIRNKFSLFTEALKRQNDQFDHLKVIRGIGPAYRACLAEIVRRKSSMKLYMGMAGHLAEKLASKREIEIRRREEFLKVHSSYIPRDILASMGLYDTPNTCDVNIAPFDGNLLDIDVSDIDRFAPEHLVGLSFKKGVEETSESGNDFIEASELVEIAGTSKIEVENAKLKAELASTIALLCSFSPEIEFESLDDSKVGDLLKNATEKTAEALRLKDEHEKHLLSMLKTKHLQCESYEKRIKELEQRLSDQYTLEVKLNKDESTGKTGDSKSEIFSPMDEASYGSNTHLDSSMPDEKDEKEAMVASSSGDYMPEKSFPAKGDSGGGGDVVELQSLVAEKTNEVNEMEIKLREAVDEIARLGNELEISRNLLDESQMNCAHLENCLHEAREEAQTHLCAADRKASEYTALRASAVKVRTLFERLKTCVSSAGVAGFADSLRALAQSLATCANENSDDGVAEFRECVRVLAEKVGVLTRQRAELIDRYTKAEASHEELTKELNEKKELVNTLYVKLQSEKQVNKEKISFSRLELHEIAAFVLNNVSGHYEAINRNSAHSHYFLSSESVALFADHLPNRPTYIVGQIVHIEKQIVKSSPGRPTGLNPYGLPGGVGCEYFVVTVAMLPDTTIRSPTAAS, translated from the exons ATGAGTTCAACTGAAAATGTAATACAAAGGGGAAAACTTCTAGTTCATATAGCAGAAAACGGGCATTCATTTGAGCTTGATTGTGATGAAGACACCCTTGTTGAATCTGTCCAACAATATCTTGAATCCCTTTCAGGAATTCGCTTAAATGATCAACTTATTCTCTATTTGGATTTAAAATTAGAACCTCAACAGCCACTTTCTGCATACAAACTCCCATCAGATGATCGAGAGGTTTTCTTATTCAATCGAGCCAAAATGAGAACCAATTCCACCCCACCAAGCCCTGAAGAACCTGAAGTAGCTGAAAATTACCATCCTGACCCTCCACCCCCATCTTCTTCCCATGATCCACATCCATTAGATGAAGCCTCTGATCCTGCTTTAAAGGCTTTACCCTCATACGAAAGACAATTTAGATACCATTACCAGCTTGGAGACGCAATTTACCGATGTACCCTTATGAAATATGAGGCCAGTGAGCGGATTTCAAGAAAGCATAGGGTGCAAGAGAAGGCACTGGAGATTGCCAGGGGTAATTTGGACCATTTCTATAAGATGATCCTACAAAACTACACTGATTTCGTGAGGTGTTATTCTCAGCAGCAAAGAACACATTCGAATTTGTTGGTGAATTTTGGGAGGGATTTGGAGAGGCTAAGGTCAATTAAACTTCTTCCAGTGTTACAGAGTGGTGATCGAAAGTGTTTGTTGGATTTTGTGAAAGAAGATAATTTGAGAAAAATGGTGGATGATTGTAGTAATTCTCATAGacagtttgaaagtaaagttggaGAGTTTAAGCAGGAATTTGGAGAATTAAAGAGAAGCACCGAGTGTTTGTTTTCTAGTAAAGCTTCAATTCTTGGTAGAGATTTGGAGAGAACTGTTAAGGAGCACCAGCATCATATTAATGAGCAGAAAAGCATAATGCAGGCTTTGAG CAAAGACGTGGGCTTAGTGAAAAAACTCGTGGATGATTGTTTGACTAGTCAACTCTCCAATTCCCTTCGTCCACATGATGCTGTTTCTGCATTGGGCCCCATGTATGAAGGTCATGACAAAAGCTACATCCCCAAAATGCAAGCATGTGAACGTGCCATTTCCAACCTTCTCACTTTCTGCAAAAACAAAAAATCTGAAATGAACACTTTTGTACACAAATACATGCAAAAAATTGCATACATTCAATACACCATCAAAGAAATCCGCAACAAATTCTCACTTTTCACCGAAGCCCTAAAACGCCAAAATGACCAATTTGACCATTTAAAAGTCATCCGTGGCATCGGGCCCGCATACCGTGCTTGTTTAGCTGAAATAGTGAGAAGAAAATCCTCCATGAAGCTTTACATGGGAATGGCTGGACATTTAGCTGAAAAACTTGCATCCAAAAGAGAAATTGAAATAAGAAGAAGAGAAGAGTTTTTAAAAGTTCACAGTTCGTATATTCCAAGAGACATTTTAGCTTCAATGGGGCTATACGATACGCCCAACACATGTGATGTGAATATAGCTCCATTTGATGGGAATCTACTCGATATTGATGTATCGGATATTGACCGTTTTGCCCCTGAGCATCTAGTGGGGCTTTCTTTCAAAAAGGGTGTTGAGGAGACTTCCGAAAGTGGGAATGATTTTATCGAAGCTTCTGAATTGGTTGAGATTGCTGGAACTAGTAAAATTGAAGTTGAAAATGCAAAATTGAAAGCTGAATTAGCTTCCACAATTGCCCTCCTTTGTTCCTTTTCACCCGAAATTGAATTCGAATCACTTGATGATAGTAAAGTAGGCGATTTGCTAAAAAACGCAACTGAAAAAACTGCTGAGGCGTTACGTTTGAAAGATGAACATGAAAAGCATTTGTTATCAATGCTAAAAACGAAACATTTGCAGTGTGAATCATATGAGAAAAGGATAAAGGAACTCGAACAAAGACTTTCGGATCAGTATACTCTAGAAGTCAAACTCAATAAAGACGAGTCAACCGGGAAAACCGGGGATTCAAAATCGGAAATCTTCTCTCCTATGGATGAGGCTTCTTATGGGTCAAATACGCATCTGGATTCATCGATGCCGGATGAGAAAGATGAAAAGGAGGCGATGGTGGCGAGCTCTAGCGGCGATTACATGCCGGAGAAAAGTTTTCCGGCGAAGGGCGacagcggtggtggtggtgatgttgTGGAGTTGCAGAGTTTGGTGGCTGAGAAGACAAATGAAGTAAATGAAATGGAAATAAAGCTCCGGGAAGCTGTGGATGAGATTGCAAGGCTGGGTAATGAGTTGGAAATCAGCCGGAATCTTCTAGATGAATCTCAG ATGAATTGTGCTCACTTAGAGAATTGTTTACACGAAGCAAGAGAAGAAGCGCAGACTCATCTATGTGCAGCTGACCGTAAAGCATCGGAATACACCGCGTTACGTGCCTCGGCAGTTAAAGTACGCACGCTTTTCGAGAGGTTGAAAACGTGTGTTTCCTCTGCTGGTGTGGCTGGTTTTGCTGACTCACTACGCGCGTTAGCTCAATCTCTTGCCAC TTGTGCAAATGAGAATAGTGATGATGGTGTGGCGGAGTTTCGTGAATGTGTGCGCGTGTTGGCTGAGAAAGTGGGAGTGCTGACTAGGCAACGAGCCgagctaatcgataggtacacaaAGGCGGAGGCATCACATGAAGAGCTCACAAAGGAGTTGAATGAAAAGAAAGAATTGGTCAACACTTTGTATGTCAAGCTTCAATCCGAAAAACAG GTGAACAAGGAGAAGATATCATTCAGTCGTTTAGAGCTTCATGAGATAGCGGCATTTGTACTTAACAATGTATCAGGCCACTATGAAGCTATCAACCGAAACTCTGCTCATTCTCATTACTTTCTTTCTTCGGAATCTGTCGCCTTATTTGCTGATCACCTTCCAAACCGGCCCACATACATTGTGGGCCAGATCGTGCACATTGAGAAACAAATTGTAAAATCGTCCCCGGGTCGACCCACGGGTTTGAACCCGTATGGGTTACCGGGTGGGGTTGGGTGCGAGTACTTTGTGGTGACTGTAGCCATGTTACCTGACACAACCATTCGTTCGCCTACTGCTGCTTCCTGA
- the LOC111878169 gene encoding DNA-directed RNA polymerase 3, chloroplastic has protein sequence MTSSAIFSPSPRGDLQSPWSTKTIKPRKPQKPSTHLPTLQLFKHPSQNPLIYSSSFPHNLKLPSLKDPISSTHSHPLPDSADENFTKNLENLATLQRITHGFDSISTPEMNPKRVYIQEPPWITSLLMKNFYRSNVKKRVRFEIDKRNYYILRRRQIKAETEAWEKMTEEYREFQREMCEKKLAPNLPYVKSLFAGWFEPLSKAIEKEQKSPNTKKHQEAYAPYIDSLPADKMAIIVMHKMMGLLMMGHEYRYVRVVQAAIQIGMAVELEVRIQTFLEKTKNCPKKKVLIQAQQDGTKENDMLRKRVKTLIKRKRIMEVQKILKNEEYQPWGRDKQAKLGCRLIELLTEIAYVQSPASQSADAPPDIRPAFRHIFKIIAMESGHVRKCGVIECDKMILTGLERTARHMIIPYVPMLVPPRKWKGYDSGGHFFLPSYLMRTHGSRQQQEAVRNVPSTQMQKIYEALDTLGNTKWRVNKRLLNVVESIWAAGGDIAGLVNREDVLVPDLNSEDMNEIKEWKWSVRKAKKINQELHSQRCDIELKLSVARRMKDEEGFYYPHNLDFRGRAYPMHPHLNHLSSDLCRGILEFAEGRALGKSGLRWLRIHLANLYGAGVEKLSYDCRLQFVENHLNDIIDSADNPLGGNRWWLTAEDPFQCLAACINLSETLKSSSPHTVISHLPVHQDGSCNGLQHYAALGRDTLEAAAVNLVAGDKPSDVYSEIAARVHDIMQRDSEKDSTTFPNAILARLLIGQVNRKLVKQTVMTSVYGVTFVGAREQIKRRLQEKGLITDDQLLFSASCYAAKVTLEALGEIFEAARGTMCWLGDCAKVIASENQPVRWTTPLGLPVVQPYFKTKRHIIKTSLQVLALQREGSMVEVKKQRTAFPPNFVHSLDGTHMMMTAVACRDAGLRFAGVHDSFWTHACDIDKMNQILREKFVELYSMPILENLLESFQTTYPGLEFPPLPKRGNFDLNEVLNSPYFFN, from the exons ATGACCTCGTCAGCTATCTTCTCCCCAAGCCCCAGAGGTGACCTTCAATCTCCATGGTCAACTAAAACTATCAAACcacgaaaaccacaaaaaccctCTACTCATCTTCCCACTCTTCAGCTCTTCAAACATCCATCTCAAAACCCACTAATTTATTCATCCTCTTTCCCTCACAACCTTAAATTACCATCTCTAAAAGACCCAATTTCATCCACCCATTCTCACCCCCTGCCTGACTCCGCCGACGAAAACTtcaccaaaaatctcgaaaatctcGCAACTTTACAGCGAATTACACATGGGTTTGATTCGATATCTACTCCGGAGATGAACCCGAAAAGGGTTTATATACAAGAGCCACCTTGGATTACTTCATTGCTGATGAAGAATTTCTATAGGAGTAATGTTAAAAAGAGGGTTAGATTTGAAATCGATAAGAGAAATTACTATATATTGAGAAGGAGACAGATAAAGGCAGAAACAGAGGCTTGGGAGAAGATGACCGAAGAGTATAGAGAGTTTCAAAGGGAGATGTGTGAGAAGAAATTGGCACCAAATCTTCCATACGTGAAGTCATTATTTGCAGGTTGGTTTGAGCCATTGAGTAAAGCAATTGAGAAGGAGCAGAAATCACCGAATACTAAGAAGCATCAAGAGGCATACGCCCCTTATATCGATTCATTGCCAGCTGATAAAATGGCGATTATTGTGATGCATAAAATGATGGGGCTATTGATGATGGGACATGAATATAGATATGTTCGAGTGGTTCAGGCTGCTATTCAGATTGGAATGGCAGTTGAGCTGGAG GTTAGAATTCAGACATTCTTGGAGAAAACCAAGAATTGTCCAAAGAAGAAGGTTTTAATTCAAGCTCAACAAGATGGAACAAAAGAAAACGATATGCTCAGAAAACGTGTTAAAACTTTGATCAAAAGAAAACGAATAATGGAAGtacaaaagattttgaaaaatgaaGAATATCAACCTTGGGGCAGAGATAAACAAGCAAAG CTGGGATGCAGACTTATTGAGTTATTAACAGAAATAGCTTATGTTCAATCTCCAGCAAGTCAATCAGCTGATGCCCCACCTGATATTCGTCCAGCATTTCGACATATTTTCAAAATTATAGCAATGGAATCAGG TCATGTCAGAAAGTGTGGAGTTATTGAATGCGATAAAATGATCCTCACTGGACTTGAAAGAACT GCTCGACACATGATTATTCCTTATGTTCCCATGTTGGTGCCTCCAAGAAAGTGGAAAGG GTATGATAGTGGGGGCCACTTTTTCTTACCTTCATATCTTATGCGTACTCATGGATCAAGGCAACAACAAGAGGCTGTTAGGAATGTTCCCTCTACACAAATGCAGAAAATATACGAG GCTTTGGATACACTTGGAAACACCAAATGGAGAGTGAATAAAAGATTACTTAATGTTGTTGAGAGCATCTGGGCTGCAGGTGGTGATATTGCTGGTCTTGTTAATCGTGAagat GTTTTGGTTCCTGATTTGAATTCAGAGGACATGAATGAAATAAAAGAATGGAAATGGAGTGTGAGAAAAGCAAAGAAAATCAATCAAGAATTACATTCTCAACGATGTGACATAGAATTAAAACTTTCG GTGGCAAGAAGGATGAAAGATGAAGAAGGATTCTATTATCCTCACAATCTTGACTTTAGAGGGAGAGCATACCCTATGCATCCTCATTTAAACCATTTGAGTTCTGATTTGTGTAGAGGAATTCTCGAGTTTGCTGAAGGGAGAGCATTAGGGAAATCAGGGTTAAGATGGTTGAGGATACATTTAGCAAATCTTTATGGAGCTGGAGTTGAAAAGCTTTCATATGATTGTAGATTACAATTTGTGGAAAATCATCTGAATGATATTATTGATTCAGCTGATAATCCACTTGGTGGAAATAGATGGTGGTTAACAGCTGAGGATCCTTTTCAGTGTTTAGCTGCATGTATTAATTTGTCAGAAACCCTAAAAAGTTCTTCACCTCATACTGTTATTTCACATTTGCCAGTTCATCAG GATGGTTCATGCAATGGCCTTCAGCATTATGCTGCATTGGGAAGAGACACT TTGGAAGCTGCTGCAGTTAACTTAGTTGCTGGAgataaaccttctgatgtttacTCAGAGATTGCAGCAAG GGTTCATGATATCATGCAGCGAGACAGTGAAAAAGATTCAACAACTTTTCCCAATGCTATACTAGCCAGACTCCTAATTGGCCAG GTGAATCGAAAGCTAGTGAAACAAACTGTAATGACTTCAGTATATGGAGTTACATTTGTTGGGGCACGAGAACAAATTAAAAGAAGATTACAAGAGAAGGGTCTTATTACAGATGATCAACTTCTTTTTAGTGCATCATGTTATGCAGCTAAA GTGACACTAGAAGCCCTTGGTGAGATATTTGAAGCTGCACGTGGGACCATGTGTTGGCTTGGTGATTGTGCAAAG GTGATTGCTTCAGAAAATCAGCCTGTTAGGTGGACAACGCCTCTAGGGCTTCCTGTTGTGCAACCTTATTTCAAAACCAAACGTCATATT ATAAAAACATCTCTTCAGGTCTTGGCTTTGCAACGAGAGGGTAGTATG gtgGAGGTTAAAAAGCAGAGGACTGCATTTCCTCCAAATTTTGTGCACTCACTTGATGGGACCCACATGATGATGACAGCTGTCGCTTGCAGGGATGCTGGATTGCGTTTTGCAG GGGTTCATGATTCTTTCTGGACACATGCATGTGATATTGACAAAATGAACCAAATTTTAAGAGAAAAGTTTGTAGAGCTCTATAGCATGCCAATTCTTGAAAAT CTGCTTGAAAGCTTTCAAACAACATATCCAGGGCTCGAGTTTCCTCCCCTACCAAAGCGTGGCAACTTTGATCTGAATGAAGTTCTTAATTCGCCTTATTTTTTCAACTAA